AAGCACGGGGGTATCTATTTGCTCGACATTCTTCCGTTGGTCACCCTCCCTTGCAGATCCGGTTAGTCGCACGCCTGTTAACACCGCTTGTTTCCCTTTGATGGTAAAGTCAGTAATTAATTGATCCATCGTAACCGCTGCGGTTGGTGCCCATACTTTGGAGGATGTCTCCAAAGAAGCAAACATTTCTGTAGAAGGGATTTGCTCAAGCGGTGTGATCACTCTCAGGATGTTGCGTGCCGTCGTTCCTCTGGCGATGGCAATATAAAAGTCAGTCCGAAATTCATGGTCTCGCGAGACAAAATCGACGACAGGAGCGATCCCTTCTCTCGCGACCTCCTCGCCAAATATGAGCATCCGCGTGTGAGCCATATAAATTTTCCGGGGAGAGATCGTAGTCATTTTCCGCACAGCCTCAAAAATCGTTGGAGCATTCATGGTAAAGAGTGTAACAGGCGCACGTCCAGGCTTTCCCTTGTTGGCCGCGACCTCTGCAGGGTCTACTACTTGAACCGAAACTTGATAGCCTCCTTGCACTTTATCAATGCCGATCCCAACCGCAATCGCCAAATCGTTCAGTTCTTTTCGATCCCAACAACCAGCTAGGATAATAACGAGCACGATGCAGAGAAGAACTTTTATCCCTTTCACTGGTGCCCACTCCTTTCCATGCTGTGGAAAACCTCTTACTTCTGCGGTGGTAATGGCTTTATCCCTTTAGATTGGCGGCGCAAATTGTTTTTGGTAATCGATTCAGGCCGTTTGTCCAAGGCCCAGCGAGGCAAGCGAAAAATCGTGTCTCTTTGCTCTTTCAGGGAAAACGGAGCAAACGATTCCATATACGGTACGCCAAACGAGCGCAGACTGCATAAATGCAGCACCAAGGCCAGCATCCCTACAATGATTCCGTATATGCCAAAAGAAGCAGCCAGCACCATCAGGGGAAAACGAAGAATCCTCACGGTAATCGACATATTGCTCGCCGGGAAAATAAAGCTGGATATCGCGGTAATCGAGACCACAATGACCATCGCTGCCGATACAATCCCCGCTTCCACCGCTGCTTGTCCAATGACGAGCGTTCCCACGATAGAAATGGCTTGCCCTACTGCACGTGGCATGCGGATTCCAGCCTCTCGCAATATCTCAAAAGCGACTTCCATCATGATCGCCTCAATGAAGGCTGGAAAGGGTACTCCTTCTCGCTGTGCCGCCAAGCTGATCAGAAGCTGTGTCGGGAGCATCTCTTGGTGAAAGGTCGTAATGGCGATATAGAGGGAGGGAGCCAGCAAGGCTATTAAAAAACAAGCAAATCGCAGCATGCGAATCAACGTACTAAAATCAAAGCGCTGATAGTAGTCTTCCGCTGAATGGAAAAATTCCACGAAGAGAGAGGGCACGGTCAAAACAAATGGAGTCCCATCTACAAGAATCGCTACGCGCCCCTCTAATAGATTTGCGGCCACTACATCAGGGCGCTCCGAGTTAGAGATAGTGGGGAAAGGTGTGTAAGCTTCGTCCTGGATCAGCTCCTCAATCATGCCGCTTTCCATGATGCCATCGATGCTGATTCGATCCAGTCTATTACGGACCTCTTCTACAACACCTTCTTCCACAATCCCTTTCATATACACAATCGCGACTTCTGTCTTGGTTTCTTCGCCGATTCTGTTAATTTCAATCCATAGCTTTTCACTGGAAATCCGTCTCCGCAGTAGCGTAATATTGGTGCGAAGTGTCTCCGTGAAGCTTTCTCGTGGACCACG
This genomic stretch from Brevibacillus brevis harbors:
- a CDS encoding Ger(x)C family spore germination protein, whose amino-acid sequence is MKGIKVLLCIVLVIILAGCWDRKELNDLAIAVGIGIDKVQGGYQVSVQVVDPAEVAANKGKPGRAPVTLFTMNAPTIFEAVRKMTTISPRKIYMAHTRMLIFGEEVAREGIAPVVDFVSRDHEFRTDFYIAIARGTTARNILRVITPLEQIPSTEMFASLETSSKVWAPTAAVTMDQLITDFTIKGKQAVLTGVRLTGSAREGDQRKNVEQIDTPVLLQYTTLATFRGDKMINWLSEADSKAYSYITGKVKSTVGSMPCKGGGLLTMEVMHADAKIEATMKNGAPEVIVHIGLENDIGEVQCKLDLTEENTIKELEKEAEKSMEALATKAIANAKKHGVDIYGFGEAIHRTYPKVWKKIGANWEKEFAKLPVHVVADVKIRRLGTINNAFEEK
- a CDS encoding spore germination protein — translated: MAQIGCSLDDNVHYIKESLGYSNDIVIREVVLDSLEPVRAAVMYADGMVDSYLVQAVLIDSLLYKMRLKEWEGIREDAFVPFLKESILTVGDMGDLYDFPTLFTALLSGCVIILVDGCSQGIHIGLQEWKDRGVTEPSSQTVIRGPRESFTETLRTNITLLRRRISSEKLWIEINRIGEETKTEVAIVYMKGIVEEGVVEEVRNRLDRISIDGIMESGMIEELIQDEAYTPFPTISNSERPDVVAANLLEGRVAILVDGTPFVLTVPSLFVEFFHSAEDYYQRFDFSTLIRMLRFACFLIALLAPSLYIAITTFHQEMLPTQLLISLAAQREGVPFPAFIEAIMMEVAFEILREAGIRMPRAVGQAISIVGTLVIGQAAVEAGIVSAAMVIVVSITAISSFIFPASNMSITVRILRFPLMVLAASFGIYGIIVGMLALVLHLCSLRSFGVPYMESFAPFSLKEQRDTIFRLPRWALDKRPESITKNNLRRQSKGIKPLPPQK